A part of Aegilops tauschii subsp. strangulata cultivar AL8/78 chromosome 2, Aet v6.0, whole genome shotgun sequence genomic DNA contains:
- the LOC109760703 gene encoding SNF2 domain-containing protein ENL1 isoform X2: MASPPSFDCFSDALDDAADSSSSSADRQNPNPNPQPTPHPHRAPPPTPNGLNDRLLRFTQTHPRPPPPPPTQNPNPSPPQSDAEADGPLPHDRKVKLAGRRRLCKLSSSPDAKDKDEDSIRDILDDLTTRLDSLSVDRPKAHPRPTQARAPLPCAVNAEDDGGFHDAAAGPSSSSSSPLPPKSGEDDGFYDAADGSSSSPPPPKGPESGAPSPVHVSSSDESEDEAPLVVRRQVKVEKPPRVPDPSSASSALADLAIQEEEEGNSKPTPVVSKEIELEKPQVPHSSFTSSAFADLIVQEESVDKEIKLEKPQVPDSPFDFSDLGDEEEISAKRNTKPTAVVKREVKVEKPDPDLSFASAFTDRRVLDDANDKGKKTGASAYGGAKSGKRAASKPSSFADFDEDDDGVSEEKENRAADDSDKDVGWEKTEDFKMEPTGCGKMVKPYKLPGSIFKMLYPHQREGLKWLWVLHCRGTGGILGDDMGLGKTMQVSAFLAGLFHCRLIKRVLVVAPKTLLTHWTKELSVVGLKHKIRDYSGASVNVRNSELQYAFKEGGILLTTYDIVRNNYKLIRGDFYNGNVEGKYDKLIRGDSYNDTDEDEDGKLWNYVILDEGHIIKNPSTQRAKSLLEIPCVHRIVISGTPIQNNLKEMWALFYFCCPEVLGDKDEFKSRYESAIIRGNDKNATNREKHTGSTVAKALRERIKPYFLRRMKSEVFLDTGSADDKKLSKKNELIVWLRLTACQRQLYEAFLNSDLVHSSMQGSPLAAITVLKKICDHPLILTKRAAEGILEGMEGMLDNKDMGMVEKMAMNLADMAHDDQALQVGEEVSCKLIFIMSLLRKLLEEGHHVLIFSQTRKMLNLIQEAILLEGYNFLRIDGTTKIAERERIVKDFQEGPGAQIFLLTTQVGGLGLTLTKAARVIVVDPAWNPSTDNQSVDRAYRIGQTKDVIVYRLMTSGTIEEKIYKLQVFKGALFRTATEQKEQTRYFSKRDIQELFSLPEQGFDVSLTQKQLQEEHGQQLVMDESLREHIEFLERQGIAGVSHHSLLFSKTAVLPSLEPEALESKHPAMPMMARQYNKASSMDYVANGAAHAFKPKDFTPRAYSGSNTSSESPEEIKAKINRLSQTLSNTVMNSLVNMGRSSVILCLSMIWFADKKNQQVVQTLVSRLPDRGEKLKKQIHDLDEKLTVIESSPESSSMMSRGRAPEVICLDDQSL; the protein is encoded by the exons ATGGCGTCGCCCCCGTCCTTCGACTGCTTCTCCGACGCCCTCGACGACGCcgccgactcctcctcctcctccgccgacCGCCAAAACCCTAACCCCAACCCCCAGCCCACGCCGCACCcccaccgtgccccgccgcccACCCCCAACGGCCTCAACGACCGCCTGCTCCGCTTCACCCAGACCCacccccgccccccgccgccgccccccacccaaAACCCTAACCCCTCCCCGCCGCAATCCGACGCGGAAGCCGACGGGCCCCTGCCCCACGACCGCAAGGTCAAgctcgccggccgccgccgcctctgcaAGCTCTCCTCCTCCCCCGACGCCAAAGACAAGGACGAGGACAGCATCCGCGACATCCTCGACGACCTCACCACCCGCCTCGACTCCCTCTCCGTCGACAGACCCAAGGCCCACCCCCGGCCCACGCAGGCCCGGGCCCCGCTCCCCTGCGCCGTCAACGCCGAGGACGACGGCGGCttccacgacgccgccgccggcccctcctcctcctcctcctccccgctgCCTCCCAAATCTGGCGAGGACGACGGCTTCTACGACGCCGCCgacggctcctcctcctccccgccgcctcCCAAGGGGCCGGAAtcgggtgccccctcccccgtccATGTCTCCAGCTCCGACGAGTCTGAGGATGAGGCGCCGCTGGTGGTCCGGAGGCAAGTCAAGGTGGAGAAACCCCCGCGAGTCCCAGATCCATCATCCGCCTCCTCTGCGTTGGCCGATCTGGCTattcaggaggaggaggaggggaacaGCAAACCCACGCCAGTGGTCAGCAAGGAAATCGAGTTGGAGAAACCACAAGTCCCACATTCATCATTCACCTCCTCTGCCTTCGCCGATCTTATTGTTCAGGAGGAGTCTGTCGACAAGGAAATCAAGCTGGAGAAACCACAAGTCCCAGATTCACCATTCGACTTCTCTGATCTTGGCGATGAGGAGGAGATCAGTGCCAAGCGGAACACCAAACCCACGGCGGTGGTCAAGAGGGAAGTCAAGGTGGAGAAACCAGACCCAGATTTATCATTCGCCTCTGCTTTCACCGACCGCCGTGTTCTGGATGATGCCAATGACAAGGGGAAGAAAACCGGGGCAAGTGCTTATGGCGGCGCCAAGTCGGGCAAGAGGGCAGCATCAAAGCCCTCATCCTTTGCGGATTTTGATGAAGACGATGACGGTGTCAGCGAGGAGAAGGAGAACCGTGCTGCTGATGACTCCGACAAGGATGTTGGCTGGGAGAAAACAGAGGATTTCAAGATGGAGCCCACCGGGTGCGGCAAAATGGTCAAGCCCTACAAGCTCCCAGGAAGCATTTTCAAGATGCTTTACCCCCACCAGCGCGAGGGCCTCAAGTGGCTCTGGGTTCTGCATTGCAGGGGAACTGGAGGGATCCTTGGGGATGACATGGGTCTCGGCAAGACCATGCAG GTTTCCGCCTTCCTGGCTGGATTGTTCCATTGCCGCTTAATCAAGAGAGTGTTGGTGGTTGCGCCAAAGACACTTCTCACTCATTGGACGAAGGAACTTTCAGTTGTCGGCCTTAAACATAAGATTAGGGA TTACTCTGGTGCCAGCGTAAATGTTCGCAACTCTGAGCTTCAATATGCATTCAAG GAGGGTGGCATCCTACTGACAACATACGACATTGTCCGTAACAATTACAAGTTGATCAGAGGTGACTTCTACAATGGCAACGTGGAAGGGAAGTATGACAAGCTGATCAGAGGTGACTCATATAATGATACTGATGAAGACGAGGATGGCAAGTTATGGAACTATGTTATTCTTGATGAGGGACATATTATCAAGAACCCGAGTACTCAAAGGGCCAAAAGCTTACTCGAAATACCTTGTGTACACCGCATCGTCATAAGTGGAACTCCTATTCAAAACAATTTAAAG GAAATGTGGGCTCTCTTCTATTTCTGTTGCCCGGAGGTCTTGGGTGATAAGGACGA GTTCAAATCAAGATATGAATCGGCTATCATTCGAGGAAATGACAAGAATGCCACCAATCGAGAGAAGCACACAGGCTCAACTGTTGCAAAG GCATTAAGGGAGCGGATAAAGCCATACTTCTTGCGTCGTATGAAAAGTGAAGTATTTCTTGATACTGGTTCGGCAGATGATAAAAAACTTTCCAAGAAGAATGAGCTAATTGTTTGGCTGAGGTTAACAGCTTGCCAG AGGCAACTATATGAAGCTTTTCTGAACAGTGATCTTGTTCATTCATCAATGCAAGGATCACCATTGGCTGCAATCACG GTATTGAAGAAAATATGCGACCATCCATTGATATTGACCAAGAGAGCTGCTGAGGGCATCTTGGAAGGCATGGAAGGCATGTTGGATAACAAGGATATGGGTATGGTAGAGAAAATGGCCATGAACCTTGCAGACATGGCTCATGATGACCAAGCGCTGCAAGTCGGCGAGGAGGTCTCATGCAAATTAATTTTCATCATGTCCTTGTTG CGGAAACTTCTTGAAGAGGGACACCATGTCCTTATCTTTTCCCAGACACGCAAAATGCTAAACCTTATTCAG GAAGCTATATTACTGGAGGGCTACAACTTTTTACGCATTGATGGTACCACCAAGATTGCTGAGAGGGAAAGGATTGTCAAG GACTTCCAAGAGGGGCCTGGAGCACAGATATTTTTGCTGACCACACAAGTTGGTGGGCTGGGACTTACACTCACCAAGGCAGCTCGTGTCATAGTAGTTGATCCTGCTTGGAATCCAAG TACGGACAATCAGAGCGTGGATCGTGCTTATCGAATTGGTCAGACCAAAGATGTGATTGTATACCGCTTGATGACGTCTGGGACCATCGAAGAAAAGATATATAAATTGCAG GTTTTCAAGGGGGCCTTGTTTAGAACGGCCACAGAGCAGAAAGAACAAACACGCTACTTCAGCAAGAGG GACATTCAAGAGCTCTTTAGTCTGCCAGAACAAGGCTTTGATGTTTCCCTTACACAAAAGCAATTGCAAGAAGAGCATGGACAGCAACTTGTCAT GGATGAGTCACTGAGGGAGCACATCGAGTTTCTGGAACGACAAGGGATAGCGGGTGTAAGCCATCACAGCCTCCTATTTTCCAAAACAGCAGTCTTGCCTTCGTTGGAGCCTGAAGCTCTGGAGAG CAAGCACCCAGCCATGCCGATGATGGCCAGGCAGTACAACAAGGCATCCTCGATGGACTATGTCGCCAACGG CGCTGCCCATGCTTTCAAGCCAAAGGACTTCACTCCAAGAGCATACTCTGGAAGCAATACAAGTTCAGAGAGCCCTGAGGAAATCAAGGCGAAAATCAACCGGCTGTCGCAAACCCTTTCGAACACGGTAATGAATTCTCTTGTAAATATGGGAAGGAGTAGTGTGATTCTTTGTCTGTCTATGATATGGTTTGCTGATAAGAAGAATCAACAAGTGGTGCAGACGCTGGTTTCTAGGCTGCCTGACCGTGGGGAGAAGCTGAAGAAGCAGATACACGATCTGGACGAGAAGCTGACGGTGATTGAGTCCTCTCCAGAGTCGTCGTCGATGATGTCCAGAGGGAGGGCGCCTGAAGTGATCTGCTTGGATGATCAGAGCCTATAA
- the LOC109760703 gene encoding SNF2 domain-containing protein ENL1 isoform X1, with the protein MASPPSFDCFSDALDDAADSSSSSADRQNPNPNPQPTPHPHRAPPPTPNGLNDRLLRFTQTHPRPPPPPPTQNPNPSPPQSDAEADGPLPHDRKVKLAGRRRLCKLSSSPDAKDKDEDSIRDILDDLTTRLDSLSVDRPKAHPRPTQARAPLPCAVNAEDDGGFHDAAAGPSSSSSSPLPPKSGEDDGFYDAADGSSSSPPPPKGPESGAPSPVHVSSSDESEDEAPLVVRRQVKVEKPPRVPDPSSASSALADLAIQEEEEGNSKPTPVVSKEIELEKPQVPHSSFTSSAFADLIVQEESVDKEIKLEKPQVPDSPFDFSDLGDEEEISAKRNTKPTAVVKREVKVEKPDPDLSFASAFTDRRVLDDANDKGKKTGASAYGGAKSGKRAASKPSSFADFDEDDDGVSEEKENRAADDSDKDVGWEKTEDFKMEPTGCGKMVKPYKLPGSIFKMLYPHQREGLKWLWVLHCRGTGGILGDDMGLGKTMQVSAFLAGLFHCRLIKRVLVVAPKTLLTHWTKELSVVGLKHKIRDYSGASVNVRNSELQYAFKEGGILLTTYDIVRNNYKLIRGDFYNGNVEGKYDKLIRGDSYNDTDEDEDGKLWNYVILDEGHIIKNPSTQRAKSLLEIPCVHRIVISGTPIQNNLKEMWALFYFCCPEVLGDKDEFKSRYESAIIRGNDKNATNREKHTGSTVAKALRERIKPYFLRRMKSEVFLDTGSADDKKLSKKNELIVWLRLTACQRQLYEAFLNSDLVHSSMQGSPLAAITVLKKICDHPLILTKRAAEGILEGMEGMLDNKDMGMVEKMAMNLADMAHDDQALQVGEEVSCKLIFIMSLLRKLLEEGHHVLIFSQTRKMLNLIQEAILLEGYNFLRIDGTTKIAERERIVKDFQEGPGAQIFLLTTQVGGLGLTLTKAARVIVVDPAWNPSTDNQSVDRAYRIGQTKDVIVYRLMTSGTIEEKIYKLQVFKGALFRTATEQKEQTRYFSKRDIQELFSLPEQGFDVSLTQKQLQEEHGQQLVMDESLREHIEFLERQGIAGVSHHSLLFSKTAVLPSLEPEALESKHPAMPMMARQYNKASSMDYVANGAAHAFKPKDFTPRAYSGSNTSSESPEEIKAKINRLSQTLSNTTLVSRLPDRGEKLKKQIHDLDEKLTVIESSPESSSMMSRGRAPEVICLDDQSL; encoded by the exons ATGGCGTCGCCCCCGTCCTTCGACTGCTTCTCCGACGCCCTCGACGACGCcgccgactcctcctcctcctccgccgacCGCCAAAACCCTAACCCCAACCCCCAGCCCACGCCGCACCcccaccgtgccccgccgcccACCCCCAACGGCCTCAACGACCGCCTGCTCCGCTTCACCCAGACCCacccccgccccccgccgccgccccccacccaaAACCCTAACCCCTCCCCGCCGCAATCCGACGCGGAAGCCGACGGGCCCCTGCCCCACGACCGCAAGGTCAAgctcgccggccgccgccgcctctgcaAGCTCTCCTCCTCCCCCGACGCCAAAGACAAGGACGAGGACAGCATCCGCGACATCCTCGACGACCTCACCACCCGCCTCGACTCCCTCTCCGTCGACAGACCCAAGGCCCACCCCCGGCCCACGCAGGCCCGGGCCCCGCTCCCCTGCGCCGTCAACGCCGAGGACGACGGCGGCttccacgacgccgccgccggcccctcctcctcctcctcctccccgctgCCTCCCAAATCTGGCGAGGACGACGGCTTCTACGACGCCGCCgacggctcctcctcctccccgccgcctcCCAAGGGGCCGGAAtcgggtgccccctcccccgtccATGTCTCCAGCTCCGACGAGTCTGAGGATGAGGCGCCGCTGGTGGTCCGGAGGCAAGTCAAGGTGGAGAAACCCCCGCGAGTCCCAGATCCATCATCCGCCTCCTCTGCGTTGGCCGATCTGGCTattcaggaggaggaggaggggaacaGCAAACCCACGCCAGTGGTCAGCAAGGAAATCGAGTTGGAGAAACCACAAGTCCCACATTCATCATTCACCTCCTCTGCCTTCGCCGATCTTATTGTTCAGGAGGAGTCTGTCGACAAGGAAATCAAGCTGGAGAAACCACAAGTCCCAGATTCACCATTCGACTTCTCTGATCTTGGCGATGAGGAGGAGATCAGTGCCAAGCGGAACACCAAACCCACGGCGGTGGTCAAGAGGGAAGTCAAGGTGGAGAAACCAGACCCAGATTTATCATTCGCCTCTGCTTTCACCGACCGCCGTGTTCTGGATGATGCCAATGACAAGGGGAAGAAAACCGGGGCAAGTGCTTATGGCGGCGCCAAGTCGGGCAAGAGGGCAGCATCAAAGCCCTCATCCTTTGCGGATTTTGATGAAGACGATGACGGTGTCAGCGAGGAGAAGGAGAACCGTGCTGCTGATGACTCCGACAAGGATGTTGGCTGGGAGAAAACAGAGGATTTCAAGATGGAGCCCACCGGGTGCGGCAAAATGGTCAAGCCCTACAAGCTCCCAGGAAGCATTTTCAAGATGCTTTACCCCCACCAGCGCGAGGGCCTCAAGTGGCTCTGGGTTCTGCATTGCAGGGGAACTGGAGGGATCCTTGGGGATGACATGGGTCTCGGCAAGACCATGCAG GTTTCCGCCTTCCTGGCTGGATTGTTCCATTGCCGCTTAATCAAGAGAGTGTTGGTGGTTGCGCCAAAGACACTTCTCACTCATTGGACGAAGGAACTTTCAGTTGTCGGCCTTAAACATAAGATTAGGGA TTACTCTGGTGCCAGCGTAAATGTTCGCAACTCTGAGCTTCAATATGCATTCAAG GAGGGTGGCATCCTACTGACAACATACGACATTGTCCGTAACAATTACAAGTTGATCAGAGGTGACTTCTACAATGGCAACGTGGAAGGGAAGTATGACAAGCTGATCAGAGGTGACTCATATAATGATACTGATGAAGACGAGGATGGCAAGTTATGGAACTATGTTATTCTTGATGAGGGACATATTATCAAGAACCCGAGTACTCAAAGGGCCAAAAGCTTACTCGAAATACCTTGTGTACACCGCATCGTCATAAGTGGAACTCCTATTCAAAACAATTTAAAG GAAATGTGGGCTCTCTTCTATTTCTGTTGCCCGGAGGTCTTGGGTGATAAGGACGA GTTCAAATCAAGATATGAATCGGCTATCATTCGAGGAAATGACAAGAATGCCACCAATCGAGAGAAGCACACAGGCTCAACTGTTGCAAAG GCATTAAGGGAGCGGATAAAGCCATACTTCTTGCGTCGTATGAAAAGTGAAGTATTTCTTGATACTGGTTCGGCAGATGATAAAAAACTTTCCAAGAAGAATGAGCTAATTGTTTGGCTGAGGTTAACAGCTTGCCAG AGGCAACTATATGAAGCTTTTCTGAACAGTGATCTTGTTCATTCATCAATGCAAGGATCACCATTGGCTGCAATCACG GTATTGAAGAAAATATGCGACCATCCATTGATATTGACCAAGAGAGCTGCTGAGGGCATCTTGGAAGGCATGGAAGGCATGTTGGATAACAAGGATATGGGTATGGTAGAGAAAATGGCCATGAACCTTGCAGACATGGCTCATGATGACCAAGCGCTGCAAGTCGGCGAGGAGGTCTCATGCAAATTAATTTTCATCATGTCCTTGTTG CGGAAACTTCTTGAAGAGGGACACCATGTCCTTATCTTTTCCCAGACACGCAAAATGCTAAACCTTATTCAG GAAGCTATATTACTGGAGGGCTACAACTTTTTACGCATTGATGGTACCACCAAGATTGCTGAGAGGGAAAGGATTGTCAAG GACTTCCAAGAGGGGCCTGGAGCACAGATATTTTTGCTGACCACACAAGTTGGTGGGCTGGGACTTACACTCACCAAGGCAGCTCGTGTCATAGTAGTTGATCCTGCTTGGAATCCAAG TACGGACAATCAGAGCGTGGATCGTGCTTATCGAATTGGTCAGACCAAAGATGTGATTGTATACCGCTTGATGACGTCTGGGACCATCGAAGAAAAGATATATAAATTGCAG GTTTTCAAGGGGGCCTTGTTTAGAACGGCCACAGAGCAGAAAGAACAAACACGCTACTTCAGCAAGAGG GACATTCAAGAGCTCTTTAGTCTGCCAGAACAAGGCTTTGATGTTTCCCTTACACAAAAGCAATTGCAAGAAGAGCATGGACAGCAACTTGTCAT GGATGAGTCACTGAGGGAGCACATCGAGTTTCTGGAACGACAAGGGATAGCGGGTGTAAGCCATCACAGCCTCCTATTTTCCAAAACAGCAGTCTTGCCTTCGTTGGAGCCTGAAGCTCTGGAGAG CAAGCACCCAGCCATGCCGATGATGGCCAGGCAGTACAACAAGGCATCCTCGATGGACTATGTCGCCAACGG CGCTGCCCATGCTTTCAAGCCAAAGGACTTCACTCCAAGAGCATACTCTGGAAGCAATACAAGTTCAGAGAGCCCTGAGGAAATCAAGGCGAAAATCAACCGGCTGTCGCAAACCCTTTCGAACACG ACGCTGGTTTCTAGGCTGCCTGACCGTGGGGAGAAGCTGAAGAAGCAGATACACGATCTGGACGAGAAGCTGACGGTGATTGAGTCCTCTCCAGAGTCGTCGTCGATGATGTCCAGAGGGAGGGCGCCTGAAGTGATCTGCTTGGATGATCAGAGCCTATAA